The genome window AAAGACATCATGCCGAACTCAAAGCCGAAAGTCATCACGATTTTAGACATCCAGAACGCGGTCGGCGGGCAATTCAACGTAAAATTGGAAGATTTCAAGACAAAGCGGCGGACAAAGGACATCGCCTATCCGCGCCAAGTAGCGATGTACCTGTCCCGCGAAATGACGGATTTTTCTTTGCCTAAAATAGGGGA of Lujinxingia vulgaris contains these proteins:
- a CDS encoding helix-turn-helix domain-containing protein, whose protein sequence is KDIMPNSKPKVITILDIQNAVGGQFNVKLEDFKTKRRTKDIAYPRQVAMYLSREMTDFSLPKIGEEFGGRDHTTVIHAHEKISKMLKDNQQLRSTLGKG